The sequence ATTAAATGTACAAGCCAAATGGTGTTTATACACTTGCTCTAAGCACGTCTaaaagcctaaataataagcTATTACAACACCCATACAGCACCACACAGTCATGAGCATTTGATCAGAATACTCACGAAAGGACTAGACCCAGGGGTACTCAAACCCATGTGGGTGGGTCCAACTTGGTCAGGCAGGTACTAGTAACAAACCCTTTAAGAGCTCAGCTTTTCATACAgacaagtgatgtcattgccaattGCTACCTTTAGTCAAGAACCAGTCTAGGGCAGTTTGGCGCTGACCCCTTTGCCAGCCTTGAGTAGACAAGATTTTGTGGCTGGGCCTCTTTCTCTGGGATGACATTGGTGTGTTCGGGGTCACTCCTGGGGCAACACAGAGCAACTTTTCCTTACTGTGCACACTAGAGGGTGCCATTCCTGGTGGTCAGAGGCGTCTCTTTCTTATCCGTCACATTTTGAGCGCAGCATTTTTACGACTGATCTTGCCAAGTACATTTTTCTTCCTATATTTTCAAAGTTTCTCATAGCTGCTAAAACCCCTTTATTTTCCTTAATCTACAAAACACGTATATTTTCCTTCACTAAACTGAGGTAACTTTTTTTGTACCTATCTAATCCTGCACCACCACGTCCACCACCCCACCAAGGCAACATGAGACCAGGCAGAGGATGGGCCATTTCTTTTAGTGTGGTGCAGCTGCTGTATGCCAAGCTGCCAGCCAAGCCAGGCCCCAGAGCTGACCTATCTGGTCCAGGGAGAACTGCCCCCTTGCAAGGTGGAACCTCTGGTGACATGAAGCTGGCGTAGAGAGAACGGCTCCAGTGGCCGTATGCAGCAATGATTCCTGGCTATGGCTTCAGCAAGCAGAAGTCAAAGATGTCTGACAGCTGTTCAGATTGACACTGGCTGATGAGGTCTGTGCCCAATTATTCCAGCATGGGGAGAGTGTATAGGGGAGCTTAATGCAAGGTTTACAGCACCTCcgtcctccccttccccccaaagctgcactgtgggtagttcaGTGAGAGCCCAGGAGTGGGGCCCCCATTCTGATATTTAACCTCGGGGAAGTATTGCCGCTGGGGAGCAGACGGTCACTGTGTTAAGAATTGAGACTGAAATGAAAGCTTGGCATTGCTTCGCCCCAGGTGCCTCTGGGATGGTTTGAGCCTGAGCTGCACGGTTACAGAATCCTGCTGTAGTCACTGATGTCCTTGAGTTTCAATAAATCCAGGAGAGTAGATGGTGAGGTGCTTTGCTTGAACATCTGGTCACTTGAGGcttcacaaaaacacacacactttttttttttttagggcttGGTTCTGAAGATTGCAATCCACTAAATATGAGCATAGAAGCAGAAATGGTCATAGAACGAATGAAGGAGCAACACCACAAGGAGCTACAGCTTCTGAAACAGGAGCTCAAAGACACAGTAAGCTATCTTCATTCACAAATAAAGTCTCGGAAATTCCCTCATCTCTTCATGGTTCCCTTGGGAGGGACGTGGCCTTGGATGTTCATTTTCTTGCTGCCATTTACCTGCAATCCCCAGCTGTGTGTCTGGGTTGGCCTCTAATCTTTCTCCTGTTGGATGGAAAGTTGATAAAAGTGAAGTTTAAGCAGCTTGGCAAAATTAAACTGTGGCCCATCCTGTGATAGTGTGGGGATTTTCAGACTATCTCCTTATCCCACCTTCCCAGCTGAAAATATACCTAGTTTGCATCCATACATACAATACAACTGTGTAAAAGGGAGTCTCAGACACCGAGAGTTTGTAATCTAACAAAACTGATGACCCCCCCCACAATTGGGGATAAGAAGCATGGAGGGGAGAGACACAATAGTTTGCTGCTTCTGGGAATCAGTTTTTCCTTGAAGAGCAGATCTCTTTTCTTTTGCATGGCTTAATATATTTACTTTCTTGGTGAATCAACAATGAAAAGCTTAACTGAAGGATTTTGACTAAAGTTAAAACAGGACCACAAACTCTGGTCTAGACCTACCCTTCCTGACTCGTGAAAATCAGTTGGGACCCTGCTTTCTTTTGTTGGTTTCATAAAAACATGCAACGTTAATTTCATTTGTATATGTGTAAATATTATCCTTGCCACTTTAAGAAATCAAGCTGACTGCTCTAACGTTCCTATTCTGCTTCTGTGAGGAAAGGCAGTTTAAGACACTAATGTGCAAATGAGAATATTGCTCCTCTGTAAGCTAGAAAATAAACCACTGCATTTTACTTTTAACACAGATGAGCAATTATGAAAAACTAGTTGAGACCAAGACCCATTGTGAAAAGGAGCAAGAAAACATGGTGAAGAAATATAATGAAGAGAGGCAAACCATGGAAAAGCAAATAAGTGCCCTTAGAAACCAAATTGAAGCACTCCAGGGAGAGACAGCGATGCTCAAAGAGGAACAAGAAAGGATTGACTGTAAACATAATGAGGAGAGAAACGACTTACAGATGAGCTTTGATAAGGAAAAGGCTAATCTCCAAGAACTGCTGAAGCTAGGACATGAGGAAGAGCTCCAGGTTAGGCTGGAGCAGGTACAAGAGAGTTTTAACCGAGAACGGGAGGCGCTGGTTCAGAATGGGATTTGGATGGAAGAAAAGATGAGAGCTCTGGTGCAGACCCTACAAGAAGAAAAGGGGGAGGTAGAACGTGGTTTCCATGAGCAGCTGAAAAGCCTGACAGAAAAGCATGCTGTTGAGAGGGAAGAGCTACAACACAAATTGCTGGAAAAACACCAACAGGAACTCCAAGAAGAAAGGTGAGATGGCACTGTTTGGGCTGTCTGCTAGGCAGGTACACCGAGACTGAACTAGTTCAGAAGAGGTTATTCCCGATCTTTAATCTGTTTTGACTCTTCTTTCAAGTTCTAATAGTAAGAACTATACTAGAAGAGCTGTTTTTATTGTTATATGTGAAACTGTTGGTACTCAAAAgccttttcttctgttttttagaCTGGATGCTTAATATTGGTTTCAGTTCAACTGCTGATAAATATAGATATAAAATCAAACTAGTTAATAGGACCTAAAGCACAGTCAATTGGTAAATCCAATTCAGTGTCCATGCCCTTTACATTCTTTGTGTATTTATtgaaagactttttaaaattactgcTTGGGTTCTCAAACCCAAAAGCTAAATCTCTGGCCCTGAACCTGAAAGTTGATCAGAGCAGAGACCCCTTTCTCTCATGTGAAGCATCATTGAAAGGGTTCCACTCATGTGCATCAACTGGTGCCTATTTTTGGTAAGATTactgtaacaatgctggttctggtgggacccaactgagagtgccaattcttgacaaattgcttaaaacagggcaattacagtccaaggctggggtttctatgcacaccaaggcaaggcaaaccaaaccagctaAACAGAGAAAAGTTTGGTTTTACCCccctggctaaccacaagtcacacaagcaatttccttagatactccagtttcccagtatccccaccagtgccactcgttatggggacaaatggttgaTGAAAACCattaccccagtaaaagaaaaaagttctcctgatcccaaaggaccaagccccagacccaggtcaatatacaaatcagatcttacccacaaatgaTGCTATTGCCAattctttagaatctaaaatctaaaggtttattcataaaaggaaaaagatacagatgagagctagaattggttaaatggaatcaattacgcacagtaatggcaaagttcttggttcaggcttgtagcagtgatgaaataaactGTAGGTTCAAATCAAggctctggagtacatccacagctgggataggtcatcagtcctttgtgtagagcttccGTTTGttgcaaagtccctccagaggtatgaagcaggattgaagacaagatggaggagttgcagcagctttttatattctcttgccatgtggtctttcttttctttgtttcaaagacaagctgtccatcacatggcctggaaaaacctcagaattctgtccataggcaggtctctgcatgccttgctgtgtcacaaggtgtgtctgccttctctcaatgggtcagttgtgtagctgatggcccttaatgggccatcaagcaggctaggcagagctgacaccaacttgtctggggtgtcacccagaagcatagcacaagtttgaaacacagacagtatagagccaatatttatatctttaaatgcaaaaatgatacatgcacacagataGCGTAATCATAACCTTGTCTTaaacaccttatttgaccccctttatacaagatttggtgccactacagggccttggttgcaacaatgttctgtATGGTCCCAGTttaagtcaataacgtcacaactACCACTGAGAATACTGCATGAGTTATGTTCTTTGCCAGGCAAGTAGATTTTTTTGAATCGGAACAGGTTGTCTCTCTTAAATGTAACTCTGGGTCTCAAAAGAAAAATCCAGCTATTGAATATATTGGTCTGAAACGTGATTAAATGTGTAAATTTCAGTTGTTTCATTAAATAGTTTGAAAACAGACATATTTTCTGGAATTGGCAGAGGTTTTAGTAATGTGTTATGTTGACcatatttaggaaaaaaatggaaactgaGTATAACAGAAGAACATCTCAGACAGAAACTCAGTTTTCTGTCGACAGACAAACGATTGTGAACAAGTATGAAGAAGCACTACGAAATCTTGAAGAACGCTACCAACGAGAGCTGCAAGAACTCGCCGAACAACAGCATGAGGAGAAATCTCAGTGGGAATTCGAAAAGGATGAAATCATCCAGGAATATGCTGAAGCCCAAGAGCAACTGAAGGAAATGCTGGAGAGCAAAAAGGCCATTTCTTTTGTACTAACACAGGAGAAAGAACTCCTAGAGAAGAATTTCAAGGAACTTGTGAACAAGTTAATGTGTGAAAAGGAGCAGCTCCAGAAAGAGCTGCAGGATCTGAGAAATGTTGCTGAAAAACAAGAGGACAAGTTGCAGAATAAAATATTgcagcaacaaaatgattatgAAAGAGAGCTAAAAGACAGAGAAGAACAAATGTCTGTGGTAGAGGAAAAAAGGAAGCTGGTTAGCCAAAGGCTTGAAGTGCTTGAGACTGCATATGAGCAAGAGAAATACAAACTGAATTCCAAACTTCTTGCTTTAGAGGGTTTAAACAAAGAGACCCACGAGAGAGCAGAAAAAGAGAAGGCACAGATGAGTTTGGAAATCTTAAAGCTTCAagaaacaataaagaaattgcaGCAGGAAACACTTGATTTTGCCAAACTCAGGAATGACTACAATGCCTTGGCAAATGAATATGCAGAAGTGAAGAGCAAGGTTTCAGCACTGTCTGGCTTGCAACAATTGGAAGAGGATGGAGAGGTTCTTACAAACCTACAGAAGGTGCATGAGCAGGCTGTGaaggaaaatgtgaaaatggtTTCTGAGATTGTCAGGCTACAGCAGCGGTTACAGCAACTGGAGCAAGAGTCAGGAAAACTTTCCAGTTTTGACCAATCAAATTCTGAGATGGAAGAATCTCAGGTGCAAGACAGGATAGAGCAAATTGAGGGTAATGTTCTCAAAAATCTGCAAGATGGCAGTAAAGAGACAGATCATGGAGCAAACTTGCTTGTTCTTTCATTGTTGGAGGCTAAAACTAAGGAGCTTGAAGAAATGGTTGAGGCTTATTCCAGTCTAAAGAAGATGTATGAAGACATTAAGGTAGAGAACCATGCCCTGAAAATACAGATTGGTCAGCTTCTGGAAAGTACAATGGTATTGAAAGCAGAATATAATGAAGCTAATGACAAGAAGCAAGATCAGGCTTCCAAAGTGTCTGTGCTGGAAATGAGACAGACAGAGCCTGAGAAAATCTTTGAGGTGGTTCCCAAGTTGAAGATGTTCTATGAAGATGTTAAAAGAGAGAAGGAATGTTCTCAGGAAGATAGCAAGGTGGCAAAAATAACGTCTGATCATGCTACAGCCTGTAAAGAGCTTTGTTCTGAAGTTTCTAGGCTACAGACTGAACTAAAGAAGGCTGAGGAAATAACTGAAGCTTCTCTCCAACTTGAGACGGTCTATGGAGCATCTAAAGAGAATGGAGAGCAGAACAGTCTAGTACCTCAGCTTTGGGAAAAGATTGAAGAGCTAGAAGAAAGATCAAGGGCACAATCTGCACTTCTGTCCTTACAGGAAGAAATCCAGCAAGAAAACAAGGGCCTGAAATCTGAAATGATAAAGTTgtttgaacaaaataaaaaactagAAGAGAATGTACCAAGACTTACAAGCCTGCAGCTCAGGTTAGAAGAAAGTAATCAAGAAAGTGTCAAACTCAGGCAAGAAAAAACACAGCTCCTGGAAAAAGTTAAGGAACTGGAAGATGCCCGTGACCAATATGCACGGGAAAAGATAGAGATGCACAGTGAGAACTTAAGACTGCAGCACAGACTTGGAAAACTGGAAGAACATACTTTAATGTTTAAAGTCCTGCAAGACAAACATGGCCAATGTGAGACCACAATAAAAGACCTGGCAACGGAGAAAAGAGAGCTACAAGAGCTCAACAGGAAGCTGAAAGAGAAAGTTACATCTCTGGTTAAGCAAAAAGAGATGTATTCTCAAGATGAGAAAGAGGAGTTGTATTCAGCGATACATGATTTGCAAAGCACATGTAGTGAGCTACAGCAAAAAGTTGAACTCCTGAGGTAatgtacactttaaaaaaattgggacATATTTGTGCTCCCCGCAAAAATCTAactttgctgcttgctgtgcttAGAAAACTACTAACCTGCTAGCATTCATTGACTGGCATGTAACTGCTACTGACTTCCTTATGCTTGCATCACATTAACTAGTAGATTAACCTTGACTAGAAGACAGTGCCTTGGACTGTAATGACTAGTAAGCAAACTACTTTAATGTGGATTATGAAAGTTTGTAGgttaattttaattttctgtgCAGTTATGTACGTGATGGTATTCTAAAAGCAGTGACGGTAACGCAAGAGCAATTTGTCAACTGTTCAGTGTgattgtatgtatttatttttgcagagTGTATTTTAGTTAACAAGTCTcaatgaaacaaacattttaatgtgAAAGAACATTACTGTAACTTCTTTGGAGTGCTTTTAACTTTCATACTAATAATCTCTCCGCTTCTCTTGCCTTAGTTCTTGGCCTGTAACTCAGGGTGTTAACAGAGCTGCAATTTTCTCAAATGTTAAAGTTAACACTAAACAATCTTAGTAATTTTCTCAATAGGAGTACTTAAATCCTTCAGAAGCCATTAAGTATGTGACATGGTAAATACCAGCATAACTAAGAACACATGTAGCTTATAATAAATTACCTGCATTTTTGCTGAAGTTTAGCAGTTAAAGAATTAATTCTCTTGAGATTACACAAAGTGGTTACAAATGGCTGCTAACTTTTTATTAAATTCTTATGGGAAGCCTGGAATGACCCTTTCAAGTGTTGCATCATGACTAGAACCTGATTTTAAAAGCATCTACTCTAAAAttgcaaacaaaagaaaagacaGGTCAAATTCTGCTACTTCTCATGCTGGTATTCCCATTGTATTGAACTGCTATTCCCGAAACAGATGGTCTAATACATTACAATATGCAAAGTGCGGCAAAACAATTGATTTCAAACTGTCTGAACTATTACATTGTCTTCAAATCACGTTACAAACAAAAAGTTCTGTAAAATTATACACTGAAATTTTTACTGGATTACAGAGGTGTAATTTAAGTTTGCAATCACATTTCAGTGTAACAGACTTCTTTTTATGCAATTAATGCATGAAATTAAAACAGCACCTATGCAATGCTCTGGGAGGTGCTCTTGATAAGCGTTACATAAAAGCCATGTAAATTGATCCATATGATATTTATCAACGGGAAGTTCTGCTGTTTCAATTGTCAGAAGTAATTTGCCTTTTGTAATGAGTATTTTGTCTTCAACCAATGGAGCTGGACGAGGTACAAGAAGATTGGTGTGTTTCAACTGTCTTATCTCTATACTGTAGATGTGAGGCCGAGAAGCTCAGAGAAGAAAATGCTATTCTGAAGAATGAAATAACCCTTTTAAATGAGGAAGGAAGTGTTTCTAACCTGAAACTACGGGAGCTAAATGGATCTCGAGAAGAAATGTGGTAAGAATACAAAGTGGCATATGATGCATGTGCTTCCTAGTTTTAATTGTGAGCTGCAATGTGAACAAGAAAAACAGCACCCTTATTGCTCTTCtgggatagaatcataggactggaagggacctcgagaggtcatctagtccagtcccctgcactcatggcaggactaagtatgatctagaccatccctgacaggtgttagtctaacctgctcttaaaaatccccaatgatggagattccacaacctccctaggcaatttattcccatGCTTAACCActctaacagttaggaagtttttactaatgtccaacctaaaccacccttgctgcaatttaagcccattgcttcttgtcctatcctaagaggttaaggagaacaatttttctccttcctccttgtaacaactttttatgtatttgaaaactgttatcatgtcccctctcagtcttctcttctccagattaaacaaacacaagtttttcaatcttccctcataggtcatgttttctagacctttaatcatttttactgCTCttatctggactttctccaatttgtccacatctttcctgaaatgtggcactcagaactggactcaatactccagttgagcctaatcagcacggagtagagcggaagaattacttctcgtgtctcgCTTACaatactcttgctaatacatcccagaatgatgtttgctttttttttgcaacagcattacactgttgtaAAAAGTCTGTCTCAAAGTTCTCTTGCTTGTTAGAAATGCTGCATGCCTTTAAAATGGCAGTGATTCTTTCCAGTGACTGCACTTATTCGCTGTAGAGTTTTGGCAGCATATGAGCTCATACTAGCCTCTGCTTGCTCTGCACGTTGCCAGATGGGGAAAGGGTACCTCTCTCACCAGAGAAGCACATCACCTACTAAATGATCTACTGAGCATGTGTACTAATGCTCTCCCTCCCCTTGCTTAGCAGCAGAAATAGCCACCCCGTGTGCACGTGGGAAGGCAGGCGGAGGAGCTATCTGCCGATGTGTTCCACAGGCCAAGCACTGTGCAGCTGCTCACATTGCTTAGCAACCAGGTCTACCTGCTTGCAGTGGCCTTGTTGCTTCTGATGTGCAGAAATGATGTGCCCAAAGACATCTACCATGaataagtgggggtgggggaaggagcatTTGCATGCATTGACTTCCATCTCTCTCCTGAAGCACTGTCAAACATGTGGTCCTTGGATTGCCAGAGCCTTCCAGAAAAGAGGGGGAAGTTTTTCTTGAACCAAGTACATCAGTccctgaggggagagagggaaggcgAGCACTGACTGTGACTATGTGAGAACAGCAGTCCCCTGCcttaagaacatgagaacggccctactgggtcagaccaaaagtccatctaacccagtatcctgtctgccgacagtggcctctgtctggtgcttcagagggaacgaacagaccAGGCAGttgttgagtgatccatcccctgccttTCTACTACTAACCAGGAATTTTTCAGCCATGACTATTTAGGATGGAAGGATGGTGCGTTTTAAACCAGTTCTCCAATAGCATGTCGTAAAAAAACAACCGTTTACCATACTTTTGTTCAATGTCCATTATTTAGGCAAAAAATAGAGTCTATAAGAAAGGAGAAGGTGGCCGTGCAGAAGATGGTTGACAACCTGAGAAAACAGGTATGTAGACTGAGGCTTCCTCCTAAGTCTCTTCTGTAAAGAGACATTCAGTGCAGAAGGTAATTTCTGCCCCATAGTTTAAATATCATGAAGGCAAGAGGAGATGCACCTTGCATACATTAAATTCAAAGATATTCTAAAATGACTGTAGGTTCTCCTTCACTGTTCAGTATTGGTGAAAGGTTTCCTTGACATATTGCATTAGAGGTAATTGCACTCTTTCATTACCTGGGTACTTAGAGTAGTTTACAGACTTTTTAAggtgttttctgttttgttcaaCCTGGAAAGACTTCCTAATGAAAATACATACTTATATCAGTGTAACTCCTTCGCTTAGGGGtgtccctaagggtatgtctacactacctgccggattggTGGGTAGTGATctatctatcggggatcgatttattgcatttagtgtagacgtgataaatcgatccctgatggCTCTGCcttcgactccggaactccaccacggcgagaggcggaagcggagtcgacgggcgAGCAGCGACTATCAATCCCACACCATGAGGACgagaagtaagtgattctaaatcaatctaagatacgtcaacttcagctacgctattctcgtggctgaagttgcgtatcttagatcgatacctccgcccccagtgtagaccagacatGTTTATACCCCACTAACTCTCGGTGTAGACAGCACTCtgtcgatgggagggcttctctcaTTGACCTAACTACTGTCTCGGAGGGAgatggagaagctctcccatcagcataggtaacaTCTTCCCTAAGCACTTCTGCAGCGCAGCAAGAGTAAACAAGTCCTTAATTTTAAGGGATTGATGAGTAGAGATTTGTCAGTCATAGCAAACTATCAGGAAAGTGAACTGCGTTAGAATGTGGTGCTGTTTGGCTTAGCTTAAAATTTCTTCATAGAATGACTGAATAAGACAGATGACAACGAGAGCAAATAAACTTATATGTTACTGGAGTTCTGACTGGCTTAGAATACTGCTGTTGGGAAAGCATAGCAGCTTAAGTAGGTCATGCCATCATATTCTGAATTAGAATCTGGATAGGAACCATTCCCTTTGCATGAAAGAAATACTGTACTGTGTATGTAATGCCTAAACCTATTCTTCAGTGCAGGAGAGATATATTTAGTCATTTCTGATACTTCCTGTTTTAATCAGGTATCAGATTTGAAAGCCAAGAACCAGCAGCTAGACTTTGAAAATGCAGAACTTAGTCAAAAGAATTCAAAAAACCAAGCAGACATGCAGGATCTTAATCAACGGCTGGCAAGAATCctcaggcaaaaagaaaaggaagtggggAAGTGTACACTGGAAGAATGGGAACGGGAGAGATCAAAGCTGAAAGAGGAACTGGAAAACTGTCAAGTTAAGGTACGGCGTAATACAATTTCATGGTTAACGGTGTGACACTACTGGATTTCAGGAATGAACGCTATTGCACAGACACCCCCATGAAACTAGCAACCACTCTATCTCTTAGCAGTGCATAGTCTTTCAAAACTGTTCTTTAAATCCCATCTGCAAACATGGGTGTTTGTAGAAGTGGAGACCGGGAGGGAAACTGCATCAGAGGGTCTGATCTTTGGCAGTGTTTAAAAGGGGGATTGAGAAGCGGGTAGAAGAGCacacttccattttaaaaactaatcCTAGGGAAGGCTAAGAGACCATGGCTCTCCTGTTTCCACAAAATTCTAACATAGGTATTTTGTTGGAGCCACTATGGCCtagacgggtttcagagtagcagccatgttagtctgtatttgcaaaaagaaaaggagtacttgtggcaccttagagactaaccaatttatttgagcataagcttttggtgcatccgatgaagtgagctgtagctcacaaaagcttatgctcaaataaattggttagtctctaaggtgccacaagtcctccttttcttatggcCTAGACAGTTTGCCCAGTGCTGTTGCGCAGACTGTCTCCTGAATTAGTCTTTTGTGTGATCCTGAATTTTTCCATGAAGATGGAGATCCAGTTCACTTagcgtttttttttgttttttactttcccCAGTCATCAACTCTGGTGTCTTCCTTGGAGACCGAGCTGTCTAAAATCAAGG comes from Lepidochelys kempii isolate rLepKem1 chromosome 6, rLepKem1.hap2, whole genome shotgun sequence and encodes:
- the NIN gene encoding ninein isoform X4, producing MDEAEQDQYEARLKELFDSFDTTGTGSLGQEELTDLCHVLHLEEVAPGALQQTLLQGNLLGRVHFGQFKEALILILSRTLSNEDDFQEPVDSSPEAQPKYVKGGKRYGRRSLPEFRESVEEFAEVTVIEPHNEAARSSHIASNDCDEHWKTQDSEEYEAEGQLRFWNPDDLNASQTASSPPQDWIEEKLQEVCENLGITRDGHLNRKKLISVCEQYGLHTVDGEVLEDVFHNLEQDGTMSIEDFFYGLFKNGKSLTPSASTPYRQLKRHLSMQSFDESGRRTTALSAMTSTIGFRVFSSLDDGMGYASVERVLDTWHEEGIENGHEILTALDFSLDGKVNLTELTLALENELLITKNGTHQAALASFKMEIRHLLERVDQVVREKEKLRSDLEKAEKLKSLMASEVDDHHATIERRNEYNLRKLDEEYKERTAALKNELRKEREQILQQAGKQRLELEQEIEKVKTEENYVRDRLTLSLKENSRLESELLETGQKLLEYKSLTSKLQRNLENVLAEKFGDLDPGSAEFFLQEERLVQMKNEYEQQCRELQDQIDELQSELEEYRTQGRIFRPSLESSLHEEFDIKNGGSGGVEPDQGLGSEDCNPLNMSIEAEMVIERMKEQHHKELQLLKQELKDTMSNYEKLVETKTHCEKEQENMVKKYNEERQTMEKQISALRNQIEALQGETAMLKEEQERIDCKHNEERNDLQMSFDKEKANLQELLKLGHEEELQVRLEQVQESFNREREALVQNGIWMEEKMRALVQTLQEEKGEVERGFHEQLKSLTEKHAVEREELQHKLLEKHQQELQEERKKMETEYNRRTSQTETQFSVDRQTIVNKYEEALRNLEERYQRELQELAEQQHEEKSQWEFEKDEIIQEYAEAQEQLKEMLESKKAISFVLTQEKELLEKNFKELVNKLMCEKEQLQKELQDLRNVAEKQEDKLQNKILQQQNDYERELKDREEQMSVVEEKRKLVSQRLEVLETAYEQEKYKLNSKLLALEGLNKETHERAEKEKAQMSLEILKLQETIKKLQQETLDFAKLRNDYNALANEYAEVKSKVSALSGLQQLEEDGEVLTNLQKVHEQAVKENVKMVSEIVRLQQRLQQLEQESGKLSSFDQSNSEMEESQVQDRIEQIEGNVLKNLQDGSKETDHGANLLVLSLLEAKTKELEEMVEAYSSLKKMYEDIKVENHALKIQIGQLLESTMVLKAEYNEANDKKQDQASKVSVLEMRQTEPEKIFEVVPKLKMFYEDVKREKECSQEDSKVAKITSDHATACKELCSEVSRLQTELKKAEEITEASLQLETVYGASKENGEQNSLVPQLWEKIEELEERSRAQSALLSLQEEIQQENKGLKSEMIKLFEQNKKLEENVPRLTSLQLRLEESNQESVKLRQEKTQLLEKVKELEDARDQYAREKIEMHSENLRLQHRLGKLEEHTLMFKVLQDKHGQCETTIKDLATEKRELQELNRKLKEKVTSLVKQKEMYSQDEKEELYSAIHDLQSTCSELQQKVELLRCEAEKLREENAILKNEITLLNEEGSVSNLKLRELNGSREEMWQKIESIRKEKVAVQKMVDNLRKQVSDLKAKNQQLDFENAELSQKNSKNQADMQDLNQRLARILRQKEKEVGKCTLEEWERERSKLKEELENCQVKSSTLVSSLETELSKIKVQTRFLEQENHLLKQELEKTKQLPRCPDLSDFQNEISSVITKNEKLLKEKEALSEELNRCVDKVAKVNFLENVLASLKQEQKSWEQQGQTLKTQLTVSQEKVQSLDEALQNINLQLSRLKSDLRVTQQEKEALKQEVMSLHKQLQNANDKNRVLEVAVHSSGLQNQQKKLHWDELEQLIKQEQQLLRQENERLQREVQNTKTDLTHSREKIRQLESAILSMKHQKHQSQSGIVKAIEQEKLSLKRECEQLQKELSSAHRRISQMNSLEHELETINLENEGLRKKQVKLDEQLMEMLHSSSNVMLSQSQHSRELQQLQQQGCTMVPKEQFLQLQHQLQQAERRSQRLQEELENRPSETNMPQGGHAQLLKMMEERMMDVEQKLKLVKRLLQDKVNQLKEQLSKNTKADAMVKDLYVENAQLLKALEMTEQRQKTAEKKNYFLEEKIANLSKIVKNLASPSLNSTSQLRS